In the genome of Conger conger chromosome 8, fConCon1.1, whole genome shotgun sequence, one region contains:
- the rbpjb gene encoding recombination signal binding protein for immunoglobulin kappa J region b produces MAPVVTGKFGERPQPQRLTREAMRNYLKERGDQTVLILHAKVAQKSYGNEKRFFCPPPCVYLMGSGWKKKKEQMERDGSSEQESQPCAFIGIGNSDQEMQQLNLEGKNYCTAKTLYISDSDKRKHFMLSVKMFYGNSADIGVFLSKRIKVISKPSKKKQSLKNADLCIASGTKVALFNRLRSQTVSTRYLHVEGGNFHASSQQWGAFYIHLLDDEESEGEEFTVRDGYIHYGQTVKLVCSVTGMALPRLIIRKVDKQTALLDADDPVSQLHKCAFYLKDTERMYLCLSQERIIQFQATPCPKEPNKEMINDGASWTIISTDKAEYTFYEGMGPVQAPVTPVPVVESLQLNGGGDVAMLELTGQNFTPNLRVWFGDVEAETMYRCAESMLCVVPDISAFREGWRWVRQPVQVPVTLVRNDGIIYSTTLTFTYTPEPGPRPHCSAAGAILRAGGSTAEPSGYVGTAANPANVTSSSAAAAVVS; encoded by the exons AGAAGCCATGCGGAATTAcctgaaggagagaggggatcAAACAGTACTAATTCTACACGCCAAGGTTGCACAGAAATCTTACGGCAATGAAAAAAG gtttttctgcccccctccctgtgtgtACCTGATGGGCAGCGGTTGGAAGAAAAAGAAGGAGCAGATGGAGCGGGACGGCAGCTCGGAGCAGGAGTCTCAGCCCTGCGCCTTCATCGGCATCGGGAACAGCGACCAGGAGATGCAGCAGCTCAACCTGGAGGGAAAG AACTATTGCACAGCCAAAACTTTGTACATATCGGACTCGGACAAGAGAAAACACTTCATGCTGTCCGTCAAGATGTTCTACGGCAACAGTGCGGACATCGGCGTGTTCCTCAGCAAAAGGATCAAGGTCATCTCCAAACCTTCCAAAAAGAAGCAGTCCTTGAAAAACGCAGACC tgTGCATTGCATCGGGGACGAAGGTGGCGCTCTTTAACAGACTTCGCTCTCAGACCGTCAGCACCCGCTACCTGCACGTGGAGGGGGGCAACTTCCACGCCAGCTCCCAGCAGTGGGGGGCCTTCTACATCCACCTCC TCGACGACGAGGAGTCGGAAGGCGAGGAGTTCACCGTACGAGACGGCTACATCCACTACGGCCAGACCGTCAAACTGGTGTGCTCAGTCACCGGGATGGCCCTTCCCAGACTG ATAATTCGCAAAGTGGACAAGCAGACGGCCCTGTTGGACGCGGACGACCCTGTCTCCCAGCTCCACAAGTGCGCCTTCTACCTGAAGGACACAGAACGCATGTACCTGTGCCTTTCCCAGGAGAGGATAATCCAATTTCAG GCCACTCCATGCCCAAAAGAACCAAACAAAGAGATGATTAACGACGGTGCCTCGTGGACGATCATCAGCACGGACAAGGCAGAGTACACCTTCTACGAGGGTATGGGCCCCGTCCAGGCCCCTGTCACGCCTGTTCCTGTCGTGGAGAGTTTACAG CTAAACGGCGGCGGGGACGTGGCCATGCTGGAACTAACTGGGCAGAACTTCACTCCAAATCTCCGAGTTTGGTTCGGCGACGTCGAGGCTGAAACCATGTACAG GTGCGCGGAGAGCATGTTGTGCGTGGTCCCGGACATCTCGGCCTTCCGCGAGGGCTGGCGGTGGGTGCGGCAGCCGGTGCAGGTGCCCGTGACGCTGGTGCGGAACGACGGGATCATCTACTCCACCACGCTGACCTTCACCTACACGCCCGAGCCGGGCCCTCGGCCGCACTGCTCCGCCGCGGGCGCCATCTTACGAGCCGGGGGCTCCACCGCCGAGCCCAGCGGCTACGTGGGCACGGCCGCCAACCCCGCCAACGTCACATCGTCCTCGGCCGCGGCGGCCGTGGTGTCCTAA